Below is a genomic region from Ictalurus punctatus breed USDA103 chromosome 12, Coco_2.0, whole genome shotgun sequence.
AGTCATGTGTGCTCCACATGTCCGTGTGGAGTTTCCTCCgagttctccggtttcctcccacctcacaaAGACATCCGGGTAGATcggtgactctaaattgcccccgaggtgtgaataagtgtgtgtgcatggtgatgaaataaaatttaaaaagatccCTGGGTTAAAGATCTTCCTTGCTGAAAAGAACCCCACTAGAAACTCTCATagaatttataatggttttaatgattataatgagaattgtattggttttaatagaaaccgtaatggtccctgtgggtctctactggtaatatgttgccttctattggtggaaTGTTATGtgtagtggataccattaaggaccagtagaacacctttgacatttggtaatggttttaataattaacagctgatggtttgtaatggtatttgtagtggaaaccatttgcATTTCTGTGATGGGTTTTATTGTTTCTTATTCAGCAGGGTTAACTCCATCTAGAACCTTCTTTGAGAAagaaacactttattattattattgtcttcTACACAAAACCTTAAATAATTGAGTTAATTCTTACAACCTtcactgtgtgcgtgtgtgtgtgtgcgtgcgtgtgtgcgtgtgtgtgcgtgtgcgtgctcTCTCCAGTAAAGTTCTAATATCAGCTCTTACCGTTGAACCCAATAACGGCTTCGAGTTGTAGTTTCAAAACCTCCTGCGCTTCTGCTGCCATCAGAGAATCTcacaataaaacaacaaactcgcaaacaaacaaaatgcacgaaATGGAAAAGTTTATAAACCGGAGGATCCGCAGCAACCGAGCAAAACTACGACAGTGTTTATAGCCGTAACTAAGCGACGGCGTGACGTCATCACCCGCGATAAacattttcagtgtattaacgtaacttaaaaaaatatttaattgaaaACCTTTCTTCGATAAAACATGAAGGTATAAAGAcaaagattttaattttaatgagtaattaatattatatatattcttattatTTACACCGTCTATTTTACTTTCAatcaataaactaaataatactgcctgcattgttttttttgtttttttagtataTAAGCTATGTACAAAAAAGATCATAAAAAGAAACTAATGTGGTCTATAAATGATAGCATGTTATTATAGCATGATGTTTTTATACCACCTGGATTATTaaaaagcaagcaagcaaacaaatcaATGTGACAAAGACAGATACTTGTTTGTAAAGAACAAAAacagatagctagatagatagatagacagacagacaggaaataAAATGCAGGAAGACATAACTAATGCACAGAGTGATCAGAAGCATCACAatatacagagacacagagttTTTAAATGCCCTATTTTTATTCGTTATGTATAAAGTCAGTACATGTAGTAAAAAAGAAGGCTCAGacaacacaataacacaatacGAGCACAGTTGCATAAAACAGTTATAATATAATTGCGTTTGTGTTTTATTGATGAAATCAGATGATGTCCGagtaaaagaaaacaacaacacaaaaatggtcAGTGTTATAGTGATTAATTTCACAGGccatccataataataataataataataataataataataataataatagccgggaccctgtccagggtgtaccccgccttgtgcctgatgcaccctgggataggctccaggttccccgtgaccctgaagaaggagtaagccgtagaagatggatggatgggatggataataataatagccggcaccctgtccagggtgtaccccgccttgtgcccgatgaaccctgggataggctccaggttccccgtgaccctgaagattAAGCGatataaaaaatggatggatggataatagcAGGGTGTATTTCCACTCCACTACATGTTCACAAGAGAAAACAAACTCTCTATAAATAAGTTACACACGACCTTCACAGATCATAAAACATGTTCCGAATAAATTAGCATCAACttttgtgagtgtgagtgtgtgcgtgtgcacgtgcgtgtgtgtgtgtgtgtgtgggtgtgcactCTTTAAAATGGACCATACTGAATTCCCCAAACTTCCAGACTCTGGATCTTGAATTTGCCCCTGCAGAGGACAGGACTGTCGAAAGTGTTGCAGCGTTCAGACTGTCCTGCTGTGAGACCCGTGCCGAGACACAGGGCATGTCCACCATCtccacctgacacacacacacaccatcacaatgATAAATAagttagacagacaggtagctgtaaagacagacagacggacaagcagacagacagctcACCAATAAATAACATCTCATCATCTCCGCTCACGAAGCGAGGGGTCACAGCGGGGCAGGTGGTGCAGTATGATGTCATCACGTCACATGAAGTGGAAGCTGAGGAAGATGAAGGGGAGGATGTAGAGGATTCCTTTATTCCTGTCATCCCTGAGATGTGCAGCACAGTTTTCTGGTATCGCTCCATTGCTGGCCTCAGCTGAAAGAatcatgtttgtcatttttaaatatatatactgtacacacaaaaacacacacacacacacacacacacacgcatgcacacacacacacttatgctCAGAACTTTACATCTCATTattacatcacttcctgtactgTGCAGTCTTAATCCTAATGTTTAGATGTTTTCCTAATGTTTCTTACCGTGAAGACGAAACACTCTCCAGTGCCAAAAAACTGCAGCTCCGCCTCCTCACGCCTCCTCAGAGTCCAATCTGAAGACAAAAATGCTCCACATACctgaggcagacagacagacagatagagagacaggtagaaagatattacaggagtgtggtttgggacacatccTTATGGTGGTGCTCTGTCAATGTTCCCTCGCACCAAACACACCAAGCAAAACTAAACATGTCTGTGTGATAAATACAGTGTcttctgatctgatctgatacTCACCTCCTCGTCCACCGTTTTCAGGATCAGCACCGTCGGCTCGTGGCCTTCAACATGAGCATAAAacctgaaaataaaattcatttaaaataaagaaatgatagTGGTAATTACAGTGAGAgatgtacataaaatatatataaaaacactgaaaatgtcacaaaatacagaaaatggggtagtattttaattttttctgtGAAAGCCATAAGATGTTGATGCTGCAACACACGCCACATTTTTacatcactgtttttttttttcctgttcaaaACTAAGCTGATTGTTTTAATGACTAATATACAGTTATTGACTAAAGGAATATAATTAAACTCATTTAATATAAACCAAACATGCCAAACTATATATTAcatggatatattatttcaaaatAGCTTTTGGTCGTGATGGAGAAGGAGGGGAGATGGGTAGTGGCGTACGCTGTGAGGTCTCCGCCGTGTTCTTCAGTGCTGTAGAGGCGTTCTGGGCTGAAGAGAGAGAAGCGCTCAGGAATCCAGGCCCACACCACTCGCATCTCTGTCTCCGACACCACAGTGGAGCGAACACGTCCCAAATCCAAACAGCCCAAACAGCtggagagaaacacacacacacacacacacagagagagacacaaagccCTTTATTAATATATGGCACACATTAGAAACTAGGGACTAAGAACCCGGAAACAAGGGCAAAAAAACTGGGAACATGAAACCACCAGGAAATCgagaaaaacaggaaatgtcttgaaaaagaccAAATTCTGCAACTAGACAGGATGTGACCTTTCCTATTTATTCTTCTCAAAAGATCTGTGTTTAGAATCCCTCATTTAATCCATAGTCACTATTTTAGTATCATACATGATATCAGTTGAGTAATAAGCTCTTTAGAGCATGCAGTTCCCATACATTTGGTTGTGGCattctttatttacataaaagctCCTCACCTCTTGTGCTCAATCCCTTTCTGTATTAGCGCTTGTTTGTTAGCGTTGTAGAGGAAGTTAAGCTCCTTGCGTGTAGGCAGCTGGATGCTAAAGGCTCTCTGAAGCAGAGCATCAACGCTACTGTGACGGCTCACGTTCTCCACGAAGCTCTTCATGTCCTGCTTGAAATCTTCTACATGGGCCACTCGAGAACTCACCGAGACCTTGTAGAGGCTGAGGAGCGCTAAAGCTACGCGGTACAGAACCTTGTAGCCCTCAACCAGGTAGACATCCAGGACCCGGACTGCGTAGATGAAAGGTAGGTCGGCAAAAATCCACATGATCCAGTCTGAGTAGAACTCAAAGAGGCTCTGATGGGAGCTTGCGATTAGTTTACGGATTCCACGGCAGTACTTGTTGGCTAAGTCGCCGAAGGTCATGCAGGACGCATGGGTGGTAACAAAGTTCTGATCGATATAACGCTTTTGTGGATCTGTGTATCTCACCAGAGAGCAGATGCTGTGGAAGCACTGAGCCTCGTCCTCACTGTAGTGAAGCAGCAAAGACACCAGAGCCGGCAAAATGGGGCAAAAGGTAATTTCTGGGAATTTCTCGCTCACACACAGGAGGATCATCTTCACCGAGTTCAGGCCGGATTTGTTCAGGCAGTAGCGAGGGATCTCACCATCTTTCATGAATTTGGGGAAAGGATGCGTGCTCCTCCCGTGCTCCTGGAATATCCTGCCTGCCAGGTAGCGATATGTCTTGGAGTCCTCTGCACTGGAAGTGCACTCGATAcggtgtatgaggtgttggtAAGATTTGGCCTGCAGTGTGTGCTGCGTCACCCAGAATCCTGAGCGTGCCATTTCTTTTAGCTCGGAAGGATCACTGGTGAGAACTTTCTGGAAGCGAGAGGCGGCTTTGGGGTGGATTTTCTCCCAGTCCACGTAGTGACCATATTTCATGCCAGTACACAAGCTGATTTCCCAGCTGTCCGGCTCAGTGATGGTCAACAACGGGATGTTTTTAGGGTTTCCTCTTGTACCTACGAGACaaaaaaatgctttataaataaactgaATGAGTAAAAATTGTGGACCAAAAACTCTAAATGCACCTCCAAGAACATTCTTCAtttttagttagttacagttacattaacatttacactTACAAAGAGCTGTCTGTTCATAGTATTGGGGGGGATCtcttcaaccaccactagtgtgtagcatccacctggatgatggcAGCCATGGTGTGCCAGCAATTATCGGAGATTAGAGAGTGATGTAATCAATTCTTTTACAATAAGTGTGTCAATAAGATGACCACaggtttaacatctcatcttAAAGACAATACTGTTTTCACAGTATAGTGTCTCCCTCACTATACAGAGGCATTAGGCCCCCACACAGAACACAGGGCgagtgccccctgctggcctcactaataccacttccagcaacaACCTTAGTTTTCCAAAGGAGGTCTCCCATACAGGTAGTgcccaggctcaaccctgcttagttTCAGTGGGTAATCAGGTGAGAACTGCATGGCCCTGGCCGTTAATAAGTAAAGCCAAAAAATGTGTCCAGGTGTTCCAGGCGATCCAGGTGTTTCTATAAAATGGATACTATAATAATATGGATAATATGGATAATATGGATTcataacaaaagacaaaatgaaCAGAAATTTCCGATTTCAGATTTCACACTGGATCTGTCTTAGTGTTTAatagctaatatatatatatatatatatatatatatatatatatatatatatatatatatatatatatatatatatatatatatatatatatatatatatatatatatatatatatatatatatatatatatatatatatatattttaaaatgcattctgTTCCTTGAaggcactttttaaaaaatatttaactttttccAAATGTAATCATTCCCACCCCATTGCTTTGGTCAAACACTAGCCTGCGACTAGCCAACCTGGTATCATGAAGATTTGTGTATATGATACAAAAATccattattcattcatcataGTTTCCAAATGGAAaccaatgattaaaaaaataaaaacacctccTTCAGTAAGCGTGAGAAGACAAAACTAAAATCAAACCAAACAAGAGCTTGATACAAAATACATACTCTTTCCATTTACAAACTTGTGAAACTTTTATGGATTTATAGATTATTTATTGGCTGATGTCAGAGCAACAGAGGAAAAAGTAAACAAGAACTGCGGTAACATCATCAGTATTCAAACTTGTAACTACTTTAAACATTTCTGAACCACTTATTAAGATTCTGAAGCTTCACCTGCTCAGCTTTGGGCTCAGCTTATCTGCTACTTCAGTTGTCTTCcatatgaataaatgtaacagtcTTGAATTgtcaaattacatttttattctttgttggGAAGAAAAGTTTGGACCCACACTGGCACTCTGAGACTACATTTCCTTCAGTGTGGTAGGTTAATGATTTCTaagaaggagacagagagaggaactTACCTCCATGATCTTTACtcagatgtttgtttattcctGCTGTGGATCTTTTCGGTGGCACTTTGGTGTCAAGGTCTCCTTTGTTGTTTAGTTTCCCAGCGTCTGCCTGAAAAACTTGCTGGTCTtcgctgttttcttttttatccaACATGTAGAAGGATCTGGACCGAGGTCTGAGGAAGTTTCTTTGGTACTCGATCAAATCTGGTGGCTCAAAAAGGGAACAAGAACGATGCCTTTGACAGCCATCTGACCCGCTCGCCCTCTGCAACTCCACCGGACCGAAGTTGGAAAAATCGAAGCTTGGAGAAACCTGGAGCATTTCTCCAGCAGTTTGGAAGTGTTTGGGAAGAGTTCAAAGAGTTTGGAAATTTTCTGAAATGTTCAGAAAAGTTCAGCTCAGAAATTGAAGAAGTTTTAGAAAAGCAGGGAAAGTTTAAAAGTTGGTGAATTTGGAAATTGGTCAGAAACCTGAAGTATATTTGTGTCCAGACACTAAGAATGATGAAGAAAGAGTTTAGAGGTTtctaagattttttaaaaatgacttacAAGCAACATAAGAAGTCAAGATGGCCTTTTTTGAAAGGTTTTGAAAAAGTTTAGAGTATTCAAAGGAAATGAGAAGAATTCAGAAGAGTGCAGGTGATTTATAAAGTCTCTGCAGGTCTGATCTTCATTCAAGTGTTTCGCTCCGGCTGTATGTGACCACAGCGGTCAGCTGATTTATGTAGATGACTTGTGTAACAGCTTTAAGTGTGTGGTGGAAAATTCCAAACTCTTCCATTAAGCATGTGAGATGGCTACCTGTGTTTATGGGAGAAACACACAGCGTTTAGAAGGAAAAATACAGGCTTTTGAGATTACAAAACAAATACTACTCGCATTGTTAGCAAGCATACATCAAAgcataaaataaatcaacactcACATGTCTCCAGAGTGACATATATTATTACTTTGAAGATTTGTATGGCTATccactgcatgtgtgtgtatgaactgTCCACGCTGATACTGAACACAAGTTCGCCTATATTGATTAAGCCTATAAAACTGTGAAGTTATAAATGTAAGTGTCCTTATTCAATGTCATTATTAATCACATAAAACGGTGGTTtgagtaaatgaaacaaatgacaTGAAAATGAATTCAGCACAAATAAACCCAAAATCTACTCAatagtttcatgtttaaaaGTTCATCAGTTTGTTTTCATGGAAACACACATGTGTGTCATCATGAAACATACACATGCATGACATCTGAGTGGGGCTGAAGTCATTCAGTGATAAAGAGGATTGTTATGGTCATATTGGACAAAGGTCACTACGCTTTGTGTTCATAAAATAGCTGTGTACTTGTGAGCATTGTTCAGTTTCCCCTTTACATAGTACAGCtgaatgattattattacaacatGATTAAATTAGTACAGTGCCTGATGGCTGGTTTAATGTGTCACTTCATTCAGGCTGAGCAATATGACATTATCACTGTGTATATGCAGTAactatgttttatatttatagtgATAAAGTTTCTTAAATGTCAGAGCATCCATCAGAATTTACTTACACAAAACATTGTTTTGTTACAAAACACAATCTTTTGCTTAAGATAAGATTAACCCTCTGTGGCCAGTTCATTCCTATCAATAATAAGCTAAGAACGATCCTAGTTGATATACtaattattttttcctttattcttttgttttattcttatcaatatttattaaataagatgtgccattttgctcattttattatttggtGAATAGTAAAACactgctgtatttttatttaataacataTACTAATCTATGACATTTTATTAGCAAAACACTATTAGCCTACTTTTGCCAGTGCTAAAATACGCTAAATAACGATAGGATTAGTGTGATAATATATTAgattaataatgtgttatttATACGTTGCTCTGTTTTATTCTTATAAATGATACAGATAAATATATACGATTTGACAATAGACAATACTGTAAAatggtttatttgtatttgtattttattttttatattttacaaacattttCAGACCGTAATCCCGTTTGTCTCTAACCGCGCTCCGTAGTGACGTCACAGGAAATGCGGAAGTAGCTCGTCGTTcaggctgttttgttttgtctgttatCTACGGTACAAATGGGtcgtttttaaatttatttttacttatttttagttTTCTCCTTTCGGTTaaatctatataaataaataaatgaactgaaAGATGTCACAGGATCTGTGGTAAGAGCGCGATTTAGTTCTTTTTTATTCTCATTAGAAATTGTGTTGCTGTCAGAGCTAACGCATAAATCAAAGTTAACGATAGTTAAAGTCTTtatgtactattattattattattattattattattattattattattgttattattattattattattattataagcgGAAACGTTATTGTTCTTATTACCACTTTCTATCTGCTAATGACGGGAAATCGTGTATTTCATACAGCATCCAACACAGAGAAACACTGCAGTATAAATCTTTTAATAACATATTTCAGGCTTAGACAACTTCATTATTTCCTGTAATTCAGTGCTGGAGCAGCACGTGACGGTGAAGTCTtgtgattttgtgtttgtttaaatgaacacacacacacacacacacacacactatactcacacacacatatatatatatatatatatatatatatatatatactatacaaaAACGCGCGCacgcatatacatatataccatATTCAACCACATATACATaaactacacatacacacagacagacatacatatAGACTATACAAACACGCGCAcccacatatacatatatactatatacacacacatatacaaacataGATATATACTATGCACACGCAtacatatatactatatacacacatatacatatgtagacataacatacatacatacatacatacataacctGTAGAGTGACGTTACACAACTGATTCTTCCCTGGTAGTAACACAGTGTTCACATTTCCCCCAAACCTTTCAGCTGAGTGATTTATAAACCATGtctctttgtgtatgtgtgtgtgtgtgtgtgtgtgtgtatacaggttGCAGAACTATGACGCCACGTGCCGACTTGCCCAGGAGATCGCTGAGAACATCCAGGAGAGGAACCGACAGCAGAGAACCGGCGGGAACCCGGCCAAGGTGAGGGACTCTAACTAATGATCAGACTCACatcagatctgtgtgtgtgtgtgtctgagattgTGTGTTCCTGTACCATCTGTACTCAGGtgtattgtctttttaatttatatcTGATCTAATGTCAGTCTGATGGCATGAGACTGTGGACAGGATATAAGTCTGATACAGGTTAAAATGTTGATCAGATTAAGATTAGACTGACTCAGGTCTGATTGTGAGAAAACAGAGATGACTcttgacaaacaaacaaactgagaCTAAAAAGTGCTACCAtagtctgtgtttgtgtgtgcgtgtgtgtgtgcgcgctctcACACTCTGATTGCAGTCTGTTCTCTTTGTTCAGCTGAACATGAGCCTGCGAGCGTCTCTGCAGAAACTGAAGCAGAACATCACACAGCTGAGGGAGACACTCGCTCGAGCCTCGTCTCAGCGCCGCATGtatccttacacacacacacacacacacacacacacacacacacacacacacacacacacacacacacagcgtgcAGTAAAACCtagattgattgatttactCCTGCTTAGAGAAAATGAGAATGCACTTACACATCTTCGCCTCTAGATGGCGGTGTGGTTTCAGAAATAGTAATATATAtctacatacatactgtatattctgtatatttaatataaatataatgatataaaagTCTAAAATCTTTATTACTCTAgctattaaattttattttacacacagcTATAAATCTCCACAACACTGTTTTTAGTGATGTTTCTCCTCACAGTCCTGCAGCTTTAATCAAATATCTGCTTACAGGAGAACCTCAATAGAGGTAGGTGTAGAACCCTAGACTGTAAACACAAGAACCAGATCACGTGATCCGGACCAGCATCATCCAGCCAATCAGGACAAAGAGATGTCTTAAGCGTTCCTTGGTTCTCTCTCTGTTGTTTCTTTATCATAAAGAGTTCCAGGTAGAACCTTTTAGAAGGCTTTAGAACCCTTCAATAACTCTTGAAGACCTTTTTTCTAATATTGTACCAAGAACAGTTGTTGTCTTCTAGGGTCTTCTAGGGTCCTGAAAAGGTCTCGCTATATACAAGAGTTCATAGTAGAATGATTTTAAGAGACTAAgcacccttgaagaacccttttgtTTACGAGTGTACCAACACCAAAAACCTCAGTGTTAAGCTCCTTACAGGTTCTGGGtgttaagaagaaaataaagagcaaTAATTTTGAGTTTGTAGCACATGCTACAAGGTTCTCCAGGGGTTCTTTAAGAGTTCTACTTCAATTGCTGTCCTATGGGGGAGCACTCTGTGGAAAGGTTCTACTGGGACGATTTAGAGTTCTCACAGAGAGACGAGAAGAATGCTTAAGTGTATTGAATTTTCTGAGAGCATTTTCCAGCATGGAAGCGTTCCAAATAGAACGATTTTAAGAGGGTAAGAACTTGAAGAACTCTTGAAGAACCGTTTTTTAAGAGTGTAACAAGAGCCAAGAGCTAAATGTTAAACTCCTGACAGGTTCTAGATGGTTATTTTTCCTTAATGAGTGACTCCAGCATGCAGAGTGAAGCGGACCGGCGGCAGAATCTGGTGGACGATTTGGTGACGAGAGAGAAGCAGCTGTTCAGCTCGTTCAGCCGAGACCCGAGCGCTCCAGAACCGTCACGGTAACGCCATCGTCTCATCAAACACCACTGAACACTGTCATGAAGCTCTGCATTCattacagctctctctctctcgcttgctctctcgctctgtgtgtgtgtgtgtgtctgtgtgtgtgtgtgtgtctgtgtgtgtgtgtgtgtgtctgtgtgtctgtgtgtctgtgtgtgtgtgtctgtgtgtgtgtgtgtctgtgtgtgtgtctgtgtgtgtgtgtctgtctgtgtgtgtgtgtctgtgtgtgtgtgtctgtgtgtgtgtgtctgtgtgtgtgtgtctgtgtgtgtgtgtgtctgtgtgtgtgtgtctgtgtgtgtgtgtctgtgtgtgtgtgtgtgtctgtgtgtgtgtgtgtgtctgtgtgtgtgtgtctgtgtgtgtgtgtgtgtgtgtctgtgtgtgtctgtgtgtgtgtgtgtctgtgtgtgtgtctgtgtgtgtctgtgtctgtgtgtgtctgtctgtctgtgtgtgtgtgtgtgtgtgcctgtgtgtgtgtgtctgtgtgtgtgtgtgtgtctgtgtgtgtgtcctgcaggTCGACACTGCTGACGGGAGGATTTGGGGCGGAGCCTGCACAGAATCCGTGGCTGGTCGATGAATCAGAGGAGACGAAAGGACTGACGTTTAGAGAGATCAAAGAGCAGCAGCAACGCATCATccagggtaacacacacacactttctcactatctctctttttatcttttttctttctttattcatttcttctttACTGTTTCATCAAGAGAAGTAGACAGGAAGCAGAAcatttcattcttctttcttttttccttcagtCATTCTCTTCTTCCCTTTTCTACATTGTCTTCCcttagtttctttctttctttcaagttTACAGCTTTATAAATAACAGAATATCAAaacagtttataataataaatctctctctctgtctcttcctctctctctttctctcgctccctgtctctctctccctctctctctctctctctctctctctctctctctcactctctctctccctctctctctctctctctcgctctctctctctctctctcacgctctgcctctccctgtctctttttctctcgctccctctctcgctctctttctctctccctctctcgctctctctctctctctctctctctctctctctctctatctctctctcgttctctctctctatctctctctcgttctctctctctctctctctcgttctctctctctcacactctctctctcgttctctctctgtctctctctctctctctctctctccctctctctctctctctctatctctctctcgttctctctctctcacactctctctctcgttctctctctgtctctctctctctctctctctccctctctcgctctctctctctctctatctctctctcgttctctctctctcacactctctctctcgttctctctctgtctctctctctctctctccctctctcgctctctctctctctctatctctctctcgttctctctctctcacactctctctctcgttctctctctgtctctctctctctctctctctctctctctctctctatctctctctctctctctctctttttctctcgctccctctctctctagctcaGGATGAAGGGCTGGACGTGTTAGCAGACGTGATCAGCAGACAGAAGCGAATGGGACAGGAGATCGGAAATGAACTTGATGAACACAacggtgagacacacacacacacacacacacacacacacacacacacacacacacacacacacacacacacacacagtgctactTGAGTTCCCTCAGGTGCAGTAAGCGTGCGACAGGAAGGAAGTTTCCTGATGGAGATGTTGATTCTTACAGGAGTGAAAGTGAGGAtcagagagccagagagagagtatgagagacaGTGACTGTGTGAGAGactccaacccccccccccctcccccccccccctcttttggGAGTTTTGGGGGCCTGGATGGTGGGTGTGAGCTCAGTGCACTCAGGTGTGTAACAAGTTGAAACAGAACGAGGAAATTAGTTATAAtgagttttataaataaaaggaggtgtgtgtgtgtgtgtgtgtgtgtgtgtgtgtgttgaggtgaCAGGCCATGTGTGACCTGTCTCACCTCCTCAGCCGGTTGGAGCGGTGTTTAGCCACAAACAGATTAACGTCCAGATCAGAAAGAACCGAAGTGTGAAGCGTCTCTCCTTTTTAGGTAAAGGGTTGCAGgaagggtgggtgggtgggggggggcatGGTGtcaggggtcaaaggtcatttGGAAATTACTCAGCACAAACAGACCATAGCTTCCTGAGCCTGGTCCGTACGTCGAAGTTCAGTGGTTTTATCAACTGCCTTTCCAAAGCAGGAGCtcaaaaatcacacacatgcacatgcgtacacacacacacacacacacacacacac
It encodes:
- the LOC108272523 gene encoding TBC1 domain family member 24 isoform X2: MLQVSPSFDFSNFGPVELQRASGSDGCQRHRSCSLFEPPDLIEYQRNFLRPRSRSFYMLDKKENSEDQQVFQADAGKLNNKGDLDTKVPPKRSTAGINKHLSKDHGGTRGNPKNIPLLTITEPDSWEISLCTGMKYGHYVDWEKIHPKAASRFQKVLTSDPSELKEMARSGFWVTQHTLQAKSYQHLIHRIECTSSAEDSKTYRYLAGRIFQEHGRSTHPFPKFMKDGEIPRYCLNKSGLNSVKMILLCVSEKFPEITFCPILPALVSLLLHYSEDEAQCFHSICSLVRYTDPQKRYIDQNFVTTHASCMTFGDLANKYCRGIRKLIASSHQSLFEFYSDWIMWIFADLPFIYAVRVLDVYLVEGYKVLYRVALALLSLYKVSVSSRVAHVEDFKQDMKSFVENVSRHSSVDALLQRAFSIQLPTRKELNFLYNANKQALIQKGIEHKSCLGCLDLGRVRSTVVSETEMRVVWAWIPERFSLFSPERLYSTEEHGGDLTAFYAHVEGHEPTVLILKTVDEEVCGAFLSSDWTLRRREEAELQFFGTGECFVFTLRPAMERYQKTVLHISGMTGIKESSTSSPSSSSASTSCDVMTSYCTTCPAVTPRFVSGDDEMLFIGGDGGHALCLGTGLTAGQSERCNTFDSPVLCRGKFKIQSLEVWGIQYGPF
- the stx8 gene encoding syntaxin-8 isoform X2 encodes the protein MSQDLWLQNYDATCRLAQEIAENIQERNRQQRTGGNPAKLNMSLRASLQKLKQNITQLRETLARASSQRRIMQSEADRRQNLVDDLVTREKQLFSSFSRDPSAPEPSRSTLLTGGFGAEPAQNPWLVDESEETKGLTFREIKEQQQRIIQAQDEGLDVLADVISRQKRMGQEIGNELDEHNEIIDDITQLVDTTDSRIRNETRRVQLVETKSASCGMMVVIVLLLIAIVVVAAWPT
- the stx8 gene encoding syntaxin-8 isoform X1, whose amino-acid sequence is MSQDLWLQNYDATCRLAQEIAENIQERNRQQRTGGNPAKLNMSLRASLQKLKQNITQLRETLARASSQRRIMQSEADRRQNLVDDLVTREKQLFSSFSRDPSAPEPSRSTLLTGGFGAEPAQNPWLVDESEETKGLTFREIKEQQQRIIQAQDEGLDVLADVISRQKRMGQEIGNELDEHNEIIDDITQLVDTTDSRIRNETRRVQLVETKSASCGLAVRFPAHMTPHVEVSLGKTLNPKLLLMVS
- the LOC108272523 gene encoding TBC1 domain family member 24 isoform X1; the encoded protein is MLQVSPSFDFSNFGPVELQRASGSDGCQRHRSCSLFEPPDLIEYQRNFLRPRSRSFYMLDKKENSEDQQVFQADAGKLNNKGDLDTKVPPKRSTAGINKHLSKDHGGTRGNPKNIPLLTITEPDSWEISLCTGMKYGHYVDWEKIHPKAASRFQKVLTSDPSELKEMARSGFWVTQHTLQAKSYQHLIHRIECTSSAEDSKTYRYLAGRIFQEHGRSTHPFPKFMKDGEIPRYCLNKSGLNSVKMILLCVSEKFPEITFCPILPALVSLLLHYSEDEAQCFHSICSLVRYTDPQKRYIDQNFVTTHASCMTFGDLANKYCRGIRKLIASSHQSLFEFYSDWIMWIFADLPFIYAVRVLDVYLVEGYKVLYRVALALLSLYKVSVSSRVAHVEDFKQDMKSFVENVSRHSSVDALLQRAFSIQLPTRKELNFLYNANKQALIQKGIEHKSCLGCLDLGRVRSTVVSETEMRVVWAWIPERFSLFSPERLYSTEEHGGDLTAFYAHVEGHEPTVLILKTVDEEVCGAFLSSDWTLRRREEAELQFFGTGECFVFTLRPAMERYQKTVLHISGMTGIKESSTSSPSSSSASTSCDVMTSYCTTCPAVTPRFVSGDDEMLFIGGDGGHALCLGTGLTAGQSERCNTFDSPVLCRGKFKIQSLEVWGIQVTGNLEPIPGFIGHKAGYTLDRVPAIIIIHPIHPSSTAYSFFRVTGNLEPIPGCIRHKAGYTLDRVPAIIIIIIIIIIIIIMDGL